CAAACGTCGGTACTGCAACACAAATTTCACACAGTCATGCAACTTGAAATcgcatgaacgaattcatacaaAAGAGAAGCCTTATAAATGCCAATACtgcaataaaggcttcacacagtcaggaGGCTTAAAAAGACATGAACTAACCCATACAAATGAGACACTTCATAGATGCCAATACTGCGACAAAGGATTCGTTGTGTTAAGTAAGTTGCAAATACATGAACGAATGCATACCACAGAGAAGCCTTATAAATGCCAATACtgcaataaaggcttcacacgGTCAGGTGACTTGAAAAAACATGCACGAATTCATACGAAAGAGAAGCCATATAAATGTCAATACTGTAATAAGGGCTTCACACAGTCAGGTgccttgaaaacacatgaacgaattcatacgaaagagaagccctacatatgtcaatactgtaataaaggcttcacggAGTCAGGTAGCTTGAAAGCACATGAACGAACCCATACCAAAGAGACGCCTTACAAATGTCAATACTGTATTAAAAGCTTCACACAGTCTAGTCACTTGATAAGACATGAAGGAACTCATACAAAAGAGAAGCCTTATAGAtgtcaatactgtaataaaggcttcacactgTTAGGTGACTTGAAAACACATGCACGAATTCATACGAAAGAGAAGCATTATAAATGTCgatactgtaataaaggcttcacacagtcaggtgacttgaaaagacatgaacgaatccataccaaagagaagccttacatatgTCAGTATTGCAATAAAGGCTTCACGCAGTCATCTTACTTGAATatacatgaacgaattcatacgaaagagaagccttacatatgtcaatactgtaataaaggcttcacacagtcaggtaacttgaaaagacatgaacgaattcataccaaagaTTAGCCTTATAAATGTCAATACTGCAGTAAAGGTTTTGTAGTCGCAGGTAATTTGAAATCACATGAGCGAATTCATACGAAAgaggacatgatgcagtcatgtctacagtagaattcatctcgacctttgcaggacttaaccccattaaaagctattaaaccaagataacactcattgaaacagctcaactgattaaatcggatcttctctggctgtgcacatgtgactgttttcatgtgcgatatcgcaataaagtttgcgtattatagcttcagttgggtaaccgattataaaggaaacgaaaggaaacaatggtatgtgtacttttgttcacgaaatgagacaatggcgtgctttttgtaaaccagcattcttgaaaatgagcaacataatgattgttgacttaacacggtttggaaataatttcttcatatttttggtgttatctgtcgtttatatatccttcctaaaacacaaaagtacgaccctctccaaacacctaaattagctaaaaatttaggacatgttacaaaactatattttctagaactttagaagagtacttttaatattggccggttatttttcacacagcgacgttaactagtcatatccccattcttttaacgtagggctatttgtagaggtcacgcgtcaatgggaaagagcactgtgtattgtgtataggaaaacggacagtaactgcagtatgagccaTATAAATGCCAATACTGCAACAAAAGCTTCACACCGTCAAGTAATTTGAAAAAACATGCACGAATCCATACTGAAGAGAAGCCTTACTAAtgtcaatactgtaataaaggcttcacacggTCTAataacttgaaaacacatgaacgaatccattccaaagagaagccttatattTGCCAATTCTGTAATAAAGACTTCACAACGTCTAGTCACTTGAAAttacatgaacgaattcatatgAAAGAGAAGCCATATAAATGTCAAtattgtaataaaggcttcaaacGGTCTTGGGAATTGAAACCACATGAACGTACACATACTAATGAAAAACCTTATATTTGCCAATATTGCAGTAAAGGATTTGTACATATAGGTaacttgaaaagacatgaacgaaTTTACACGAAAGAGACGCCATGATTATAAATCTCAATATTGTAAGAAAAGCTTCACACGGCCAAGTAACTTGAAATCACATGAACAAATCTATGCCAAAGATAAGCCATATAAATGTCAAGCCTGCAGTAAAGGATTTGGAGACTATAGGTAACTTGAAAAAACATGAGCGAATCTAtgccaaagagaagccttatacTGTACTAAAGGCTTCACTACGtctacagtctataatatcgaattgattaattcgaattaaacaattcatcgagtggccatgggcagcaccattagacatgttacaagactatcaagtgacaggtgatggaccgtacacacacaaaagaataggaacttttttgataattttcaccaaggttactcaaaacttacctagctaatttattatacagcaggggtctctgctTCTTTaagatgttatgaaaaacttaatttaaaaaatatttaccgacggaaataaaaatccatcgacggatagtcttgctatgctctcacaaacttagaaaaaaatctgaaaaatccaaaattttggtctaaaaattggccaaggttactgctgtcccattcaaaagcacaggaagaccacctgcagcgttgaggtcaactttctagacttcctgtctactggcagtaatggctactacccagtgctaacatcaatgaattgtttaattcgaattaatcaattcgatattatagactggtcTAGTCACTTGAAATCACATGAACGAATTCACACAAAAGAGAAGCCATATAAATGTTAATACTGCAATGAAGGCTTCACACAATCAGGAGGCTTAAACAGACATGATGAACTAACCCATACAAATAacaccatcccagcaaacacaaaacgttttcgacatcattcgcaaaaggttgtcagaaaacgtttaaatgtcgggttatataaagggtatattaagagtataaaacgttttcataacctttaaaaacattttttgataatctactgctcagcaaacaaaaatgttttacagaaaacgtttaaatgtcgggttatataaagggtataaaacgttttaataacattccaaaaacattcttgaaaactagatacaaaacattctaaacagaatgttattttggggttgaaaaaatattttgcgaaaaatgtttgctcaaaatattttcgataacgttttaaaaacgttttcatgacctttatacaacccgacatttaaatgttattaaaaggttttgaataaaacattttaaaaacatttctgtgtttgctgggttcaaacattttaacataatgtcatttaagtattgacacaatatttggcaaaaatgttttgcaaaaatagtttacaataacatttttgaaaacatttaaaaatattgttgtagtgtgttttcatacaaaacgttttaaaacgttatcatgacctttatataacccgacattttaatgttattaaaacgtttttacctaaaccaaaagccaaaatataacttacttaaaacgtttttaaaacgtttttgtgtttgctgggatgccatACCCATAAGTATACGGGTACAAGGCGTTATAGTCCGACACGtcgctagtccgacactccgctagttcggcatgccgctagtccgaatctaaaatacactctgccagtccgacacgccgacTTTCGGATTAGATCGAATTAGTGTATTTTGGactcggactgttgcagtggtttccATTTTCGGACTAGCTTGGACTAgtgcagtgtttttatttttttactgacGCACCCCTAAGCTGACTAGTCTCAGcccctaagtatagggaatttgagTAATCAGagtagcggcgtgtcggactatagaggcgtgtcggactgagcggtgcgtTGCAAATACCAttatgagctttggcaaaaattacattgatcaattcatagcgagcgtagaATTGtatatagtgaatataccgcattttgagtataccgtacacgataatccttgtatatataccgatacccttgctgtttatagtgagacacagttaccgcgcaaattatataccaattaacattatcgtacatttgcaatgaccccgaggtcacacggggaatgtgtaaagattgtggcgcgagctataaacagcccattcaacaatatgatcatggcggtgaacatgcttctgttttgataactcttgggtgtGATAATCGTTCCGAATGagctgcgcgcatcctacgcatcatgaaaaagcttctacttccggtaataccgcacacaatttatactggtgtgtttatagtgggaatatctcgccacaatatccttcgatttagaaggatatcgatataccgtacatacatatactgctagtgtttatagtgggcaagtatccggataatctctaaccgggtagaaattgtaccgcaatgtaccgcacatctgctcccactataaacacgctcacagatatacttttgtaggtcctgaggttcttgagtcatgttgtaaagagggctgtaaCAACAATTCTTTTGTAAtccgtacataactcattaacaacaataaatcaagcaaatttttaaagtattatgattttgtagaatgcacttttgcaaaacatctacgtgttatttttcaatacacttctagtgcccgtttctattcatcgttatgtattcttctcccgtgcattatttttgcgaactacccttcatagcccaaattatataaacctgcacgctaaacaatgcattatctaaaacccgcacgctaaacaatagattctagataatacgtgcacgctcaaatactagaaatactactttcacacaactatatagtagagttaggtggcgctttcgacacagaggtcacataactatataattgtctgttcggtatatataccatcaaaaaagtacgaatatacattctgtggtgttgaaatggtatagttacaaacggtgttctattttgcaaatatcattgtcataaattatgattaatgacctcaaataaatcaaacatcaaatgagaataatcgagcttctattaattaaaaagggccaaaaacaggtggatcataattacaCAAGATGACACTATTGCAAAAAATTcagcattttataaatgaaatacatgtaggcctatatctaaaataacatggccgggCCTGGAaaaacacactagcgcataatatcatgatcatgctttataatactgaacaaattgtaaaatcccaatgtcgtgtgttttaatataagtagattttttaaagttcaaattatagagctataaagtccagttgatatgtttttttctcatctcaattcaccgtacttgtagtaggcctactagtcggacatctaaattgaTCGTTTCcagtgaactggttcagtgctctctgtgttcataaagtcaattggttacaaaccatgcgtgaataagttactaaagtatgacgtatggcgcaatcgataccattgagcgtgtttatagtgagacaatctttccgttatttagctaaactaccgcgtagtctagatttgcaatggttagtaaaacataaacaaatatagactgcgtggcagtccagctaaataccgcataatctggctcactataagttaacttatacagggattgattttctttaccagttaaattttacctagctggtcaatgacctgacggtgtttttaaaatgtaagatattttccctaatattaaaactaatataatgaatgcagcaattaatattgcctattgttttaatacactcaaagtgtatgacggataatgtacacgtgcaaatgcattcgtcaagataattgcacttgccatggagttattgcatttatctctcgagcctatcggctctcgagctaaatgcaataactccacggcgcgtgcgattatcttgactaatgcattgcactcagttcattatccttatcataatatattgatttagataatgaaaagggaatttttggctgcttcgaccaacaatacctcgggTACCCTTAACGAAAAGTGATTGGACAATGTTTCCAGATAAGACATAAACCACTGACGAATCAGCAttagcagtggcggcaccaggaatttattttcgggggcatgggggaggcaaagtgaatttcgacaaattttgcgcgaaattaccgcaaaaagtggaaatttacgtaatttgggggcgGGACTTGCCTCAAAActgaggggggggcaagaaaaaaataatagtgggaataagtgggaatcgtgcgtgttcgattttagtgcagcgtataccgttcaaattttaaaactaaaccatatgtgggtaaattcattttttttaaatagatgcactatctaattctgcacattatgacccctcattgaatgcaatgtgaccattgggtgaaggaagtttttgataaccaaacaactaatcccgatttttgcgatacaggaggaaaccggagatcccggagaaaacctgcgagagcgagcatggaatcgggataaaccaagtgcacatgagtccttgggccgcgccggggttTGAACCGGgtcctcagtggtgcaaagcgagggaattaccgcggtatattcactataaacacgctctatgtgaactcagcctaagtgAATAATCCcgggaatagaggttatccactttactcatgcgtgacttctaacaaaaggcgctgattgccgtagtattcctcattcaaaccaattcaatgcacgacctcggtgTTACCTGcatggcgggctattttgaagcagtcatggttgcacatgcaggtacttcttttgaaattcctaaacaaggtatagcagtcgctgataggatatgcaacttatagaacacggataacctctagtgtataggcctataatgtttaAATTACATCTTCGCATACCACTGAATGTTATTTCAAACTTTAAGCTAGGTGTGATTGCTGACTACCTCAAACCTTTGGTCACCGAAATAAAATAGGTAATTTTACCTATAGGCATACCTATAACTAAACATCCACTTTTTAATAATATCCATTTGAACACACTCTTCATTATTCCGCTTATAATTATGTCACTTTCACATTGTCACATAAAATTgtagccttaagggatctaaaatgagcgtttattgcgtttcgacagtatttttgtgggacatgagagcacctcacacctatcgaattgcattctgaatacgaagcatgtctttctgatatcaaataattttcatttttgaaaatcacaatataatacaaattttatgacaaattataaaaatttgatatttttcaaatttttgatatataacagtactcgaagtaaattatatctaatgacatattttaaagtgtatgtagcaggaggaaaagccgacggtcaattgaaaattttgacctttcatattgaagatatggattttttcccaaaacgacctaaatttttttggtgttttggggaaaaatccatatcttcaatacgaaaggtcaaaattttcaattgatcgtcggcttttcatcccacctacatacactttaagtataaatcatcagatttataaagtttacttcaagtactgttaaatatcaaaaatataaattttaatgatttgccataaaatgtgtattaaattgcgaatttcaaaaatcaaaattatttgatatcagaatgacattcttcgtattcagaatgcaattcgatatgtctgatgtgctctaatgtcccacaataaatactgtccaaacgttcataccccagcccttaaggttagcaactattttaaactattgcgatttggtagttcacagcatcttgcgaatggtatagtgagctttggcaaaattgaatTGATCATAACGAGtgcgtagaagaattcaaatatcacagatatacctttgtaggtcctgtggttcgtgagtcatgttgtaaagagggctgaaaaaacaacgcttttgtaaaacgtacataactcattaacaacaataaaacaagcacgttttcaaactattatgatttgtagaatgaacttttgcaaaacatcaaagtgttatctttcaataatatattgatttagacaatgaagattttttagctgcttcgaccaataCCGCGTCTATAATTAAAcgaggatttcgtgatcccatgcagcatgctctttttatgacatttttcagtaaatatccagaaaaaaagcttattccaaaatttcagttgattccgatattgcgtttgcgagttatgcatgattatgtgtacgtattacactgctccatgggccactgttgtaatttcgttctgtgaCGATATTAATCTGCAAGGaattttttgcacataaacattatgtagccagaggtttccagtggtataaaatctcaacttttttgggaaaagtggggggatgaggctgatcacgaaatgcccttttgatGTGAAAATATCCTAAGAAGACCGTAATTTAAGCCGTAAACGGTTACGAGCCTTAATTTCACACGTAACATTACGCAATTATGCGAGAAAATTATATCTGACCTTTTCAGCTCTTTTCATTATTGAAAATGATTTGAATACGCAATATCTAGTTAGAAAATGGATACAAAACTTGTCTGGGGACCACATCATCAATTTTGGTGGGTATATATACCCCTCCCCCGGAATAATTTGGAGATGATGGGTCTTATGAAAGCTGACGGTGTACCGGTAAATAGGAGCTGGGAACTGTCAAATCAagagtctttctttctttattatattattaggctggcgggtaagcatcattaattgatctcgtacactggtatgtaatgtgttgtttgtactgttcacccttgactatgctcatatccataagtaccagacttgagtcctgtttatcagggacagtctgtgtagctcagtggtaagagcgctcgcccgacaagcgagaggtctggggttcaagtccccagcacaggcaggtatgtctggagttttttcgctggtatatctgcctatgcatgttatgtttccatttgtaaattcatgtttaaatgtactagtgtgcgatgcgtaattcttctttcccctgtatattgatatattaagaataacgattgacatattcttaaagtgtatgtagctgggaggaaaagccgacgatcaattgaaaattttgaactttcatattgaagatatggatttttcccccaaaagacctaattttttgtgttttgggggaaaatccatatcttcaatgcgaaaggtcaaaattttcaattgatcgtcggcttttcatcccaacactttaagtataaatcatcagatttataaagtttaattcgagtactgttaaatatcaaaaatatcaatttttaatcatttgccataaaaagtgtattacattgcgaatttcaaaaaatcaaaattatttgatatcagaaggacattcttcgtattcagaatgcaattcgatctgatgtgctctaatgtcccacaataaatactgtccaaacgttcataccccaccccttaacatatTCGATAAActaaaatgaatcaataaagtTGTGTGCGTAAAGGTTTTGCTCCTTTTATAGTACTTGACCTTTGGTCACGTCGGTTATGATTATAAGATGAGCATCAGTTATACCATACACGGTataagaaatcaagaaacaagaatttcttttagCAACAATCATCATTATTCTACTTCGCCCATTGGTGCTGTCTTCAAGTTCCAATACTTTTTATGCGTCACCCGCATTTCTTAAGTTATATGAAGCGGTGATCATCATTATTCTACTTCGCCCATTGGTGCTCTCTTCAAGGTCCAATACTTTGTATGCGTCACGCACCAGTGTAGTCGAAGCAGTATAGAGAACACAGAACCTGGGAACATTATACAAACGATTTGAGTATCGGAATAAAGAAGAGTGGATTGCATAATCAGTTGCAGCTCATAGTCATCATTCGTTTATTTCCAAGTGAGTAAACTCTTCGTTTAAACTGAATGAACTGCAACcaaggaaattaatgttggcacactctgtaCTGGCATActataaatgtaaatcgccaTCCCTCTCCCcccccagttcaatgttactgaaagcactttttccattgggctccaCAGTCACCCCAGCATTGATTGAAGTGGGAAGGgtggagggaaggggaaaggagaaggtttgtacttctcatcaaacatagttatactaatttcactgaactatcagagCGGCAATGGAGAATTCCAatatattgtcaaggtgtgccaactattagtTTCATTGATTGTGGCTCTTATCTAAATTATATTGATTAACCACCGGGTGATGGTACTCAGATTTGGCTTTGACGGGGATGTGCTTACCCATTTCTAATGGTCATTTTGAAAGAAAAGGGTACTTACATGTATTATTAGGATTTTCATTCAAAAAatgaccagtggcgtagatttctttttgatattgggggaatggggttggaaaaaattatcATAAAGTACAGTGAATCAAGCAACTTTTCGCGACAGAATACGGTtcgttacaaatgcgcgcgaagctcgcgaaaaattttgccattttgaaccTAAAAAACTGATAAAAAATATGGTGCAAAGTTATAATAAAATTGGGACTTCGTGGGCTAAAagggccaaatatgaggttaatttggtcagccTCCCATatgcaggcgtcaacatggggggggggatgattgtatggaacaTCCCCAAGCAAAATATTGGaggatttatccccatccccccggatctacgcctatgaaaatGACCCATATTTTCTAAATTTCAGCAACCACATTTTGAttctttgttctcaaatttacaacaaaaaagatgacttaggcaattagcgtagcaggctgacgatattcaaatcaatataatcatgttaattgtgatatgtgacgctatcaagcaaaatcagtcggaactcggcaatattgattttgagatatagccaaacaaagctaatatttccttttgtttcctgttgttttggaaacactttaattgctaatatctttggaactggttgtccaatttcaatgagtTTTACTGCaaaagcagctttgtaaatgctatttagtagcctataagaaactgaaaatttaagatttccgagttccgactgattttgcttgatcgcatcacatattttggcctaaatgcaTTTGTTTATCAAGATACGGTTtacgaaaggagtggatacgtacAATTGGCTGTGTGATTATTACATTCGGCTGAATGGGAGATATCCTGTAACTTTttctaatgttttaaaaacttggcgtgattggggctcgagcaaactggcatatgaaaatattgagagagataAATCAGGACTCAGCGTGGATTGAACCCCggacgctggattaccggtccagagctttaccactgtgctacctgagttcacagtcggtactcgggcaatctcaactgaagtccccatgataactctctcattgtagccttgattcaaggcttctgcctttttcctcttctttcttccttttttaaaattactttACTTTTGCTTGAAATTGAACATGAAACCTTTAAATACCCAATTGACTAGAAATGCTAcggattatatataggcctatattgcttaTAGATAAATGTTTTTTCTGAAGTATTTCCAAATCATTCTTGGATGTCATTCTATCCATGCATGCACTGAGCATGCTGGTTTTGGCCACAGAGGGGTCTGAGGGTTCATGTGTCTGACCATGGTCTGCCTTCCATCATGTCCATGGTTTTAAATAGGTTTATATACCAATGGATATTTCCCCGCTCATTCtatacaaaatccggtgccaatagccttttttccattctttggtccacaaacactttgtcgagcattcgCAGGGCATcatatatgttgtttttctggtagaactcaacgagatctacattATTGCAGACGAAGGTTCTTTAATAATAATCATGGATATCTGCGTCATCTACGTCATCATGAGCTGTGGATTCGTGCATACTGGTATGACTATAAGAAGAAGCTGATACCCATTCCAAGCAGAAAGAAAAACGTCGGCGATGATAGCAGAAGAGATGATTGTTTGAAATTATCATTGCTTCACGTTTATATTAATGAACAATGCACGGGTGGAAATGACAATGATAAAGGCTTCACACAATCAACTAGCTTGGAAAAAcgaatccataccaaagagaaaccttacaaatgtcaatactgtaataaaggcttcacacaacCTTCTGCCTTGAAAACACACGAGCGAATTCATACGAAAGAGAAGCCATATAAATGTCAATACTGCAACAAAGGCTTTACGACGTCTAGTCACTTGAAAACACACGAACGAATCCATACCAAAGAAAAGCCTTACATTtgtcaatactgtaataaaggcttcacacagtcaagTAACTTGAAATCACATGAAGGAatacataccaaagagaagccttacatatgtcaatactgcaacaaaggcttcacacagtctggtaacttgaaaagacatgaacgaatccataccaaagagaagccatata
Above is a window of Amphiura filiformis chromosome 20, Afil_fr2py, whole genome shotgun sequence DNA encoding:
- the LOC140142597 gene encoding uncharacterized protein; translated protein: MHTTEKPYKCQYCNKGFTRSGDLKKHARIHTKEKPYKCQYCNKGFTQSGALKTHERIHTKEKPYICQYCNKGFTESGSLKAHERTHTKETPYKCQYCIKSFTQSSHLIRHEGTHTKEKPYRCQYCNKGFTLLGDLKTHARIHTKEKHYKCRYCNKGFTQSGDLKRHERIHTKEKPYICQYCNKGFTQSSYLNIHERIHTKEKPYICQYCNKGFTQSGNLKRHERIHTKD